Genomic window (Streptomyces showdoensis):
GATGATCTGGAAGTCCACGGCGTCCATCGTCACTCCTTGGCAGATTCTGCCCCCAGGCTATGTCTGGAGGGCAGAACTAGCAATCATCTGCCCGGCCTGAAGCTCTACGGTTGCTCATCGGGGGAAACCGCTTGTGGATTCCGCCTGAACGGCTCCGAGCGGGAGGATCTTTGGTGGCGGCGACACGAACGACGGAGAAGCGGCCGGTGGGGCCGCCGCCGGTCCGCGAAGACACCTGCCGGACCCTCCTGGGGCTCTCCCCGCGGGCCGTCGGCATGGCCGCCCTGCTGCTCACCGTCACGATCTGGGCCGCGTTCGCCCTCAGTGCCCGCGCCCTCAGCAGCTCCACGCTGCTGCCCGCCGACGCCGCCCTGCTCCGCTTCGGCGTGCCGCTCGTGGTCCTGGCGCCCGCCCTGTGGCGGCGCCGGCGCCGGCTGGCCGCGGTGCGTCCCGGCCCGGCGGCGAAGATCATCTGCGGCGCCGGGGTCCCGTTCTTCCTCGCCGCGATGTACGGCGGCTCCCTCACCTCGGCCGCCTTCGTCGGAGCGATCGTGCCCGGCATGGTCCCGCTGTTCGTCTCCGCCCTCGTGGTCGCCGGCGGCAAGAGCGTCCCGCGCGGCACGCAGGCGGCCGGTCTCGTCCTCATCGTGACGGGCGTCGTGGCCCTGGTCTGGCGCCACCTGGCGGCGTTCGACGGGGACGTCCTGCTCGGCACCGGAACGCTGCTGGTCGCCAGCGGCCTGTGGGCGCTCTACACCGTCGGGCTCCGGGAGGTGGACCTCGACCCCATCGGATCCATCGGCCTCCTCTGCCTGCCCTCCCTCGCCGTGATCGCCCTGCTCACCGCGACCGGCGTCCTGCCCTCCGGGCTCGCCCACGCCGCCGGGTCCGACATCGCGCTCTTCCTCGTCGTCCAGGGCCTGGGCGTCGGACTGTGCGCGGGCCTCCTGTACGCCTTCGCCATCCGCCGGCTCGGCCCCGAACGCAGCTCCGTCGTCGGGAGCCTGAGCCCCGCCGTCGTCGTCCTGCTCGCGACGGTCCTCCTCGACGAGTCGCCGACCCTGCCCGTCGTGATCGGCGTCCCCCTCATCACCCTCGGCGTCGTGCTCGCCAACCGCCGCCCCGGAACCGAGGTCTCCCCCGATGCTTGAGCTCCTCCCCGCCCCGCCCGTCGACCCGCTGTGGGACCTGACCGCCGAGTACGCGGAGGACCCGCGCCCCGAGCGGCTCAACCTGGTCCTGGGCGTCTACCGCGACCACACCGGCAGCACCCCCGTCATGACGGCGGTCAAGGAAGCCGAGATACGCCTGGCCGAACGCTCCGGCTCCAAGGAGTACCTCGGCCTCTCCGGCAACGCGGCGTTCAACGACGCCATGCTCACCACGGTCCTCGGCGACGAGGCCCGCACCGGCCGGGCGACCGCCGTCCAGACCGTCGCGGGCACCGGCGCCCTGCGCCTCCTCGCCGACCTCGTACGGCAGACCCGCCCCGGCACCACCGTGTGGATCAGCGACCCCGCGTACGTCAACCACCGCCCCATCCTGGAAGGCGCCGGCCTCACCGTCCGCACGTACCGCTGGACCGACCCCGCCGGCCTGCTCGCCGACCTGCGGGAGGCGGGCCGCGGCGACGTCGTCCTGCTGCAGGGCTGCTGCCACAACCCCACCGGGGTGACTCCGACGGCCGAGGCGTGGGAGCAACTGGCCGGCCTCGCCGGGACGCACGGCTGGGTCCCCTTCGTCGACCTGGCCTACCACGGCCTCGGCGACGGCCTCGACGCCGACCTGGCCCCCACCCGCATGCTGGCCGCACGCCTCCCCGAGGTGCTGATCGCCGTCAGCTGCTCCAAGAACTTCGGCCTCTACAGCGACCGCACGGGCTGCGCGATCGTCCTGGGCTCCTCGGCGCGGACGCTCCGGCACGTCGAGACCACCCTGCAGAACGCCGCCCGCACCCTCTATTCCATGCCGCCCGACCACGGCGCCGCCGTCGTCGCCACGATCCTGGCGGACGAGCGGCTCCGGACCGTCTGGCGCACGGAACTGGACACGATGCGCCGCCGCATCGCGTCCCACCGCACCGACCTCGTCGCGCACCTGAGCGCCCTCGGCCACGACCGGGAGGCGAGCGCCCTGGCCCGGCAGAAGGGCATGTTCTCGATGCTCCCGCTGACCCCGGAGCAGATGGCCCGGATGCGCCGCCACTCCGGCATCTACGGCACCACCGCGGGCCGCATCAACATCGCGGGAGTCCCCGCCCACCGCATCCCCTTCCTGGCCCAGGGCATCGCCGACGCGCTGGAATCCGGGCGGAGGTGAACGGGGGGCCGGTGCGGGGGTGACACCGGGCGGGCCCTCCGGTTCACCCGGACCGTCGGCCGGTCAGGGACCGTCCGGCCGGGGCCGGGATCGGAGGAAAACCCCCAGCCGTGCGTTCAGTTCCTCCGGGGCCGTGAGCGGAAGCGAGTGGTGGGTGGCTCCGGGAAGCACGGCCACCTCGGCCAGGGGGAGCGCCCGGCGGGCCCGGTCGGCGACCCCGGCGGCGCGGTGGGCGCGGCTGCGCTCCGCCAGGAGGACCAGGACCGGCATGCGCAGACCGTCCGCGCGCGGGCGGCCCCCGACGACGAGCTTGCGGCCGGGGACCGAGCCGGCCCGCGCGTAGAGCCGCTGCCACGTCTCGTCCGGCTCGGTGCCCGCCGTCTCCCAGGCCAGGAAGGCCCGGGAGCGCGCCTCGTCCGGGCGGACCAGGGCGGGCAGAGCGCGCAGCAGGTACGAGGGGCGGAACCCGGCGAAGACCTGGGTGGGGTCGACGAGGGCGAGGCGGTCGACCCGCCGCGGGGCGTGCAGCGCGTACCGCGCGGCCATCCAGGCGCCGTACGAGTGGCCGCACAGGTCCGTCCGGGCGAGCCCGAGCCCGTCGAGCAGCGCGTCCAGCCAGGCCATCAGGTCGTCGGCGCCCTTCAGCGGCAGGCCCCGGCGCTCGGTGCGGCCGGCGTCGCCCAGCAGGTCTACGGCGTACACCCGATGCCGTTCGCCGAGCGCCGCCGCGTTGGCGAACCAGACCAGACCGGTGGCGGATCCGCCGGGCAGGAGCACCAGGGGACTGCCGTCCGCCGCTCCGTGGACGTGGACCCGGGTGGGCCCGTACGGCGTGGCGACGTCGCGTTCCTCGGTCGACGCGGGCCAGCGGGAGCGGAGTTCGTCATAGGCGCGATCGAAGGAGGAGTGGGACACGGCCGTTCCTCTCGCTGAGCCATCATCTCGGTGAACAGGATTATCTGCCGTCGGCGAGCCGGCGGAGGACACCTGGACGAGCGGCACACGGCGGGGGAACCGGTGCCCCTGCTGCGCGCGTTCACCGTG
Coding sequences:
- a CDS encoding DMT family transporter; this translates as MAATRTTEKRPVGPPPVREDTCRTLLGLSPRAVGMAALLLTVTIWAAFALSARALSSSTLLPADAALLRFGVPLVVLAPALWRRRRRLAAVRPGPAAKIICGAGVPFFLAAMYGGSLTSAAFVGAIVPGMVPLFVSALVVAGGKSVPRGTQAAGLVLIVTGVVALVWRHLAAFDGDVLLGTGTLLVASGLWALYTVGLREVDLDPIGSIGLLCLPSLAVIALLTATGVLPSGLAHAAGSDIALFLVVQGLGVGLCAGLLYAFAIRRLGPERSSVVGSLSPAVVVLLATVLLDESPTLPVVIGVPLITLGVVLANRRPGTEVSPDA
- a CDS encoding aromatic amino acid transaminase, with the protein product MLELLPAPPVDPLWDLTAEYAEDPRPERLNLVLGVYRDHTGSTPVMTAVKEAEIRLAERSGSKEYLGLSGNAAFNDAMLTTVLGDEARTGRATAVQTVAGTGALRLLADLVRQTRPGTTVWISDPAYVNHRPILEGAGLTVRTYRWTDPAGLLADLREAGRGDVVLLQGCCHNPTGVTPTAEAWEQLAGLAGTHGWVPFVDLAYHGLGDGLDADLAPTRMLAARLPEVLIAVSCSKNFGLYSDRTGCAIVLGSSARTLRHVETTLQNAARTLYSMPPDHGAAVVATILADERLRTVWRTELDTMRRRIASHRTDLVAHLSALGHDREASALARQKGMFSMLPLTPEQMARMRRHSGIYGTTAGRINIAGVPAHRIPFLAQGIADALESGRR
- a CDS encoding alpha/beta fold hydrolase, with translation MSHSSFDRAYDELRSRWPASTEERDVATPYGPTRVHVHGAADGSPLVLLPGGSATGLVWFANAAALGERHRVYAVDLLGDAGRTERRGLPLKGADDLMAWLDALLDGLGLARTDLCGHSYGAWMAARYALHAPRRVDRLALVDPTQVFAGFRPSYLLRALPALVRPDEARSRAFLAWETAGTEPDETWQRLYARAGSVPGRKLVVGGRPRADGLRMPVLVLLAERSRAHRAAGVADRARRALPLAEVAVLPGATHHSLPLTAPEELNARLGVFLRSRPRPDGP